A region of Streptomyces sp. NBC_01788 DNA encodes the following proteins:
- a CDS encoding SGNH/GDSL hydrolase family protein: MIGSYVAVGDSFTEGVGDPGPDGEFVGWADRLAVLLAERRPEGNFQYTNLAVRGRLLDQIVAEQVSRAEELAPDLVSFCAGGNDIIRPGTDPDEVAERFEKAVSRLVAVAGTVLVTTGFDTRGVPLLKHLRGRIATYNGHVRAVADRYGCPVLDLWSLRTVQDRRAWDDDRLHLSAEGHTRVALRAGQVLGLDVPADPEQPWPPLPSRGTLEVRRDDVHWAREYLVPWIGRRLRGESSGDHATAKGALSPDDIRTRIASVA, from the coding sequence GTGATCGGGTCGTACGTGGCGGTGGGGGACAGCTTCACCGAGGGCGTCGGCGACCCCGGCCCCGACGGGGAGTTCGTCGGCTGGGCCGACCGTCTCGCCGTCCTGCTCGCCGAGCGGCGGCCCGAGGGCAACTTCCAGTACACCAACCTCGCCGTGCGCGGCAGACTGCTCGACCAGATCGTGGCGGAGCAGGTGTCCCGGGCCGAAGAACTCGCCCCGGACCTGGTCTCGTTCTGCGCCGGCGGCAACGACATCATCCGCCCCGGCACCGACCCGGACGAGGTGGCCGAGCGCTTCGAGAAGGCGGTCTCCCGGCTCGTTGCCGTCGCGGGCACGGTCCTGGTGACCACCGGCTTCGACACACGGGGCGTGCCCCTGCTCAAGCATCTTCGCGGCAGGATCGCCACGTACAACGGGCATGTGCGGGCCGTCGCCGACCGCTACGGCTGCCCGGTGCTCGACCTGTGGTCGCTGAGGACCGTCCAGGACCGCCGCGCCTGGGACGACGACCGCCTGCACCTGTCGGCCGAAGGGCACACGCGGGTGGCGCTGCGGGCCGGCCAGGTACTCGGACTCGACGTCCCGGCCGATCCGGAGCAGCCCTGGCCGCCGCTGCCGTCCCGCGGCACGCTGGAGGTCCGCCGAGACGACGTGCACTGGGCGCGCGAGTACCTGGTCCCCTGGATCGGCCGCCGCCTGCGCGGCGAGTCCTCCGGCGACCATGCGACGGCCAAGGGCGCCCTGTCACCCGACGACATCAGAACCCGGATCGCCTCGGTGGCCTGA
- a CDS encoding carboxymuconolactone decarboxylase family protein: MSLEVAAMARVSLTAPRTRLFRLVEWYSRRAYGKVLDPARALAHNPRVLWSDLRFEQSLAKWNRLDPDLKALAEMASAAAIGCSWCVDFGYWVSRERGMAPEKLHDVPVWRDSDVYTPLERDVLAYAEAMTATPPTVDDDLTARLRDRLGEPALVELTAMVAVENLRSRMNSALGLKSQGFKDTCEVPGSARPADDAAARD, from the coding sequence CCCGCTTGTTCCGCCTCGTCGAGTGGTACAGCAGGCGCGCCTACGGCAAGGTGCTGGACCCCGCGCGGGCGCTCGCGCACAACCCGCGGGTCCTGTGGAGCGACCTGCGCTTCGAGCAGTCGCTCGCGAAGTGGAACAGGCTCGACCCCGATCTCAAGGCGCTCGCCGAGATGGCGTCGGCCGCGGCGATCGGCTGCTCGTGGTGTGTGGACTTCGGGTACTGGGTCTCCCGCGAGCGCGGCATGGCGCCCGAGAAGCTGCACGACGTCCCGGTGTGGCGGGACAGCGACGTCTACACGCCGCTGGAGCGCGACGTCCTGGCGTACGCCGAGGCCATGACGGCGACGCCGCCCACGGTGGACGACGACCTGACCGCGCGGCTGCGGGACCGGCTCGGTGAGCCGGCCCTGGTCGAACTGACCGCGATGGTGGCGGTGGAGAACCTGCGCTCCCGCATGAACTCCGCCCTGGGTCTCAAGAGCCAGGGCTTCAAGGACACGTGCGAGGTCCCGGGGAGCGCACGGCCCGCGGACGACGCGGCGGCGAGGGACTGA
- a CDS encoding alpha-galactosidase: protein MLETADDGRTWLLTGPTSGYAVHLTERGELLHLHWGPSITLTDAEALAARPLPDARPFESPLDGHEEYPVEGGPRFVRPALSVRTAERRGTEWTFGSYDAEGDELRLLFHDSGLDITLHYRMRGDVVERWVTLANRGPEPVEVLRADSATWTLPEREGRRLSHLHGRWAAESRLVRTSLAYGEHVIGSRRGHTGHQHLPWVALDTDATEERGEVYGCALGWSGSWRIAVAQLPDARVQITGGAGHDDSGLLMLRAGETYTGPVFAGLWSDGGHGGASRAWHAYQRRYVIPDADRDRPVLYNSWEATQFDISEEQQGALARRAAEIGVELFVVDDGWFGARTGDRAGLGDWWPNPDRFPGGLKPLADQVHGLGMRFGIWVEPEMVNPDSDLYRAHPDWVQHQPGRTRTEFRNQLVLNLAREDVREHLWERLDTLLSSAPIDYVKWDFNRSFTDAGWPGEPYPQRLWTDHVRALYALLDRLRAAHPGVAFESCSGGGGRIDLGVLSRTDQVWTSDNTDPLDRLAIQHGFSQIHPARVMAAWVTDSPNTMLNGRASTLRFRFVSAMAGVLGVGGDLTRWTEEELAEACDWIALYKEIRPVVQRGDLYRLRAPRGGLSAVQYVLGDDTVVLALLQAQHHGEPVPALRLRGLDPAASYMCGDTGEVHRGAVLLHHGLRTGLRGDFDATVVRLRRV from the coding sequence ATGCTGGAGACCGCCGACGACGGACGTACATGGCTGCTGACCGGGCCCACGAGCGGCTACGCCGTCCATCTGACCGAGCGTGGCGAACTGCTCCACCTGCACTGGGGTCCGAGCATCACCCTGACCGACGCCGAGGCCCTGGCCGCACGGCCGCTGCCGGACGCGCGGCCCTTCGAGTCCCCGCTCGACGGACACGAGGAGTACCCGGTCGAGGGCGGCCCCCGCTTCGTACGGCCCGCGCTGTCCGTGCGCACCGCCGAACGGCGCGGCACCGAGTGGACCTTCGGGTCGTACGACGCCGAGGGCGACGAACTACGGCTGCTGTTCCACGACTCGGGGCTGGACATCACCCTGCACTACCGCATGCGCGGGGACGTCGTCGAACGCTGGGTCACCCTCGCCAACCGGGGGCCCGAGCCCGTGGAGGTGCTGCGCGCCGACTCGGCGACCTGGACCCTGCCCGAGCGGGAAGGCCGGCGGCTGTCCCACCTGCACGGCCGCTGGGCCGCCGAGTCCCGGCTCGTGCGCACCTCACTCGCCTACGGCGAGCACGTCATCGGCAGCCGCCGCGGCCACACCGGCCACCAGCACCTGCCGTGGGTCGCCCTGGACACCGACGCCACCGAGGAGCGCGGCGAGGTCTACGGCTGCGCCCTGGGCTGGTCGGGCTCCTGGCGGATCGCGGTCGCCCAACTCCCGGACGCGCGCGTGCAGATCACCGGGGGCGCCGGACACGACGACTCCGGGCTGCTGATGCTCCGGGCCGGGGAGACGTACACCGGCCCCGTCTTCGCAGGGCTGTGGAGCGACGGCGGACACGGCGGCGCGAGCCGCGCCTGGCACGCCTACCAGCGGCGGTACGTCATCCCCGACGCGGACCGGGACCGGCCGGTGCTCTACAACTCCTGGGAGGCCACCCAGTTCGACATCTCGGAGGAGCAGCAGGGGGCGCTCGCGCGGCGGGCCGCGGAGATCGGCGTGGAACTGTTCGTCGTCGACGACGGCTGGTTCGGCGCCCGCACCGGCGACCGCGCCGGACTCGGCGACTGGTGGCCCAACCCCGACCGGTTCCCCGGCGGCCTGAAGCCGCTCGCCGACCAGGTGCACGGCCTCGGCATGCGGTTCGGCATCTGGGTCGAGCCGGAGATGGTCAACCCCGACAGCGACCTGTACCGCGCGCACCCCGACTGGGTGCAGCACCAACCCGGGCGCACGCGCACGGAGTTCCGCAACCAGCTCGTCCTCAACCTCGCGCGCGAGGACGTGCGGGAGCATCTGTGGGAGCGGCTGGACACGCTGCTCTCCAGCGCCCCGATCGACTATGTGAAATGGGACTTCAACCGCTCCTTCACCGACGCCGGCTGGCCCGGGGAGCCGTACCCGCAGCGCCTGTGGACCGACCATGTGCGCGCGCTGTACGCCCTGCTTGACCGGCTGCGGGCCGCGCACCCGGGCGTCGCCTTCGAGTCCTGCTCGGGCGGCGGCGGGCGGATCGACCTCGGCGTCCTGTCCCGTACGGACCAGGTGTGGACCTCCGACAACACCGATCCGCTGGACCGGCTCGCCATCCAGCACGGCTTCAGCCAGATCCATCCCGCCCGTGTCATGGCCGCCTGGGTCACCGACAGCCCGAACACCATGCTCAACGGGCGGGCCAGCACGCTGCGTTTCCGCTTCGTCAGCGCCATGGCGGGTGTGCTCGGGGTGGGTGGCGACCTCACCCGGTGGACGGAGGAGGAGCTGGCCGAGGCCTGTGACTGGATCGCGCTGTACAAGGAGATCCGGCCGGTGGTCCAGCGTGGCGACCTGTACCGGCTGAGGGCCCCGCGGGGCGGGCTGAGCGCGGTGCAGTACGTCCTCGGCGACGACACCGTCGTCCTCGCCCTGCTCCAGGCGCAGCACCACGGCGAGCCGGTGCCCGCGCTGCGGCTGCGCGGACTGGACCCGGCGGCGTCGTACATGTGCGGGGACACCGGGGAAGTGCACCGCGGCGCCGTACTGCTGCACCACGGGCTGCGCACCGGGCTGCGGGGCGACTTCGACGCGACGGTCGTCAGGCTGCGGCGTGTGTGA
- a CDS encoding tyrosine-protein phosphatase: MTQQVPSTEPELAAVRNFRDVGGLPTVDGRRVRHGMLFRSGHLAHATDEDASYLGSLGLHTIFDFRNTADVGLEGPDVELPGVRHVNLPLSDPADGAEFWKMVRDGDLDELRSVLDDGKGADRMISSYRVLIKERTGEHSQVLHALAEDCVPVLMHCAAGKDRAGLSIAVTLLALGVERDAIVADYLESNAKHRRYKVHRSGTSAAAYSPEVMELLSPLFEARAEYLAAALDTIEETWGGVDAYLERGLRLAPATRERLRERLLD, encoded by the coding sequence GTGACGCAGCAGGTCCCCTCGACCGAGCCGGAGCTGGCCGCAGTGCGCAACTTCCGTGACGTGGGCGGGCTGCCGACCGTCGACGGCCGGCGGGTGCGGCACGGGATGCTGTTCCGCAGCGGCCACCTCGCGCACGCGACCGACGAGGACGCGTCCTACCTCGGCTCCCTGGGCCTGCACACGATCTTCGACTTCCGCAACACGGCCGACGTCGGGCTGGAGGGCCCGGACGTCGAACTGCCGGGCGTGCGCCATGTGAACCTGCCGCTGAGCGACCCGGCGGACGGCGCCGAGTTCTGGAAGATGGTCCGTGACGGCGACCTCGACGAGCTGCGCTCCGTCCTGGACGACGGCAAGGGCGCGGACCGGATGATCTCGTCCTACCGCGTGCTCATCAAGGAGCGCACCGGCGAGCACTCGCAGGTGCTGCACGCGCTCGCCGAGGACTGCGTCCCGGTCCTGATGCACTGCGCGGCGGGCAAGGACCGCGCGGGCCTGTCGATCGCCGTGACGCTCCTCGCCCTCGGCGTGGAGCGGGACGCGATCGTCGCCGACTACCTGGAGTCGAACGCCAAGCACCGCCGCTACAAGGTGCACCGCAGCGGCACGTCGGCCGCGGCCTACTCCCCCGAGGTCATGGAGCTGCTCAGCCCCCTGTTCGAGGCGCGCGCCGAGTATCTGGCGGCGGCCCTGGACACCATCGAGGAGACCTGGGGCGGCGTCGACGCCTACCTGGAGCGGGGGCTGCGGCTGGCTCCGGCCACCCGGGAGCGGCTGCGCGAGCGGCTGCTGGACTGA